A genomic stretch from Mus pahari chromosome 6, PAHARI_EIJ_v1.1, whole genome shotgun sequence includes:
- the Htr1d gene encoding 5-hydroxytryptamine receptor 1D yields the protein MSPPNQSLEGLPQEASNRSLNATGAWDPEVLQALRISLVVVLSVITLATVLSNAFVLTTILLTKKLHTPANYLIGSLATTDLLVSILVMPISIAYTATRTWNFGQILCDIWVSSDITCCTASILHLCVIALDRYWAITDALEYSKRRTAGHAAAMIAAVWVISICISIPPLFWRQATAHEEMSDCLVNTSQISYTIYSTCGAFYIPSILLIILYGRIYVAARSRILNPPSLYGKRFTTAQLITGSAGSSLCSLNPSLHESHTHTVGSPLFFNQVKIKLADSILERKRISAARERKATKTLGIILGAFIICWLPFFVVSLVLPICRDSCWIHPALFDFFTWLGYLNSLINPIIYTVFNEDFRQAFQKVVHFRKAS from the coding sequence ATGTCTCCGCCAAACCAGTCCCTAGAAGGCCTTCCTCAGGAGGCCTCCAACAGATCCCTGAACGCGACAGGGGCTTGGGACCCAGAGGTCCTACAAGCTCTCAGAATCTCGCTCGTGGTGGTCCTGTCCGTCATCACCCTGGCTACCGTCCTCTCCAATGCCTTCGTCCTTACCACCATCCTGCTCACCAAGAAGCTCCACACCCCGGCCAACTATCTCATTGGCTCCTTGGCCACCACCGACCTCCTGGTTTCTATCTTGGTCATGCCCATCAGCATAGCCTACACCGCCACCCGCACCTGGAACTTTGGCCAGATCCTGTGTGACATCTGGGTGTCTTCGGACATCACATGCTGCACGGCCTCCATCTTGCATCTCTGTGTCATTGCTCTGGACAGATACTGGGCCATCACCGATGCCCTGGAGTACAGCAAGCGTCGGACCGCAGGCCACGCAGCAGCCATGATTGCGGCTGTCTGGGTCATCTCCATCTGTATCTCCATCCCTCCACTCTTCTGGCGGCAGGCCACAGCTCACGAGGAGATGTCCGACTGCCTGGTGAACACATCTCAGATTTCTTATACCATCTACTCGACCTGTGGGGCCTTCTATATCCCATCCATCTTGCTCATTATCCTGTATGGCCGCATATACGTGGCCGCCCGGAGTCGAATCCTGAACCCACCCTCCCTCTACGGGAAGCGCTTCACAACTGCACAGCTTATCACAGGCTCCGCTGGCTCTTCGCTCTGCTCGCTCAACCCCAGCCTTCATGAGAGCCATACACACACAGTTGGCTCACCTCTCTTTTTCAACCAGGTGAAAATCAAGCTTGCTGATAGCATCCTAGAACGCAAGAGGATCTCTGCAGCCCGAGAAAGGAAAGCCACTAAGACCCTGGGCATCATTCTGGGGGCCTTTATCATCTGCTGGCTGCCTTTCTTTGTGGTATCGTTGGTCCTCCCCATCTGCAGGGACTCCTGTTGGATCCACCCGGCCCTCTTTGACTTCTTCACGTGGCTAGGTTATTTAAACTCTCTCATTAACCCCATCATCTACACTGTGTTCAATGAAGACTTTCGACAAGCATTTcagaaagttgtccatttcagGAAGGCCTCTTAG